The Methanosphaera sp. BMS genome contains a region encoding:
- a CDS encoding transglutaminase family protein, protein MAKSLISGKTTTLAQAKAIFSYLNQKTSYDYYANTRYGALGTWNRKAGNCCDMANLMVAVCRAAGIPARYAHATCYFRSGLVTGHVWAQVYVNGAWHDCDLTSNSNSFGNIVNWNRCYNKRFYTTLPF, encoded by the coding sequence TTGGCAAAATCATTAATAAGTGGAAAAACAACCACCCTGGCACAGGCAAAGGCAATATTCAGCTACTTGAATCAAAAGACAAGTTATGATTACTATGCAAACACCAGATATGGTGCACTTGGAACATGGAACAGAAAGGCAGGTAACTGTTGTGATATGGCAAACCTGATGGTTGCAGTATGTAGAGCTGCAGGAATACCGGCAAGGTATGCTCATGCTACATGTTACTTTAGAAGTGGTCTGGTAACAGGTCACGTATGGGCACAGGTATACGTCAACGGTGCTTGGCATGACTGTGACTTGACTTCAAATTCAAATTCATTTGGAAATATTGTTAATTGGAATAGATGTTATAACAAGAGATTCTACACGACATTACCATTCTAA
- a CDS encoding DUF4013 domain-containing protein → MKNKEIIKESLLFPIKNYKYFIIVTILFLISEFTHEYFLHSHNLDITTNIIFIVACLIIPLIVLGISLQIIFHLLNKKKGAPKISFDESIKEALQDTILESYYLILALIISTILSIPTGLFQRIDEIPTFMSDMITTTEEISIFEIMGSLPDMAIVDTANSLKMSLIIFIIVVVILFSICTISKIDLNANEDYKQSFNIMRMLKIIKKIGIIKYLEFLLLIIIISIVIANIIFILNLAPTFGSIISAILESFSLFFFLHSFAKLYPE, encoded by the coding sequence ATGAAAAACAAGGAAATTATTAAAGAATCCCTCCTATTTCCAATAAAAAACTACAAGTATTTTATAATAGTAACAATTCTGTTTCTAATCTCAGAATTTACTCATGAATACTTTTTACACTCACATAATTTAGATATTACAACGAACATAATTTTCATAGTAGCATGTTTAATCATACCATTAATTGTTCTTGGAATAAGCCTGCAAATAATATTTCACCTACTCAATAAAAAGAAAGGAGCACCAAAGATAAGCTTTGATGAATCAATAAAGGAAGCCTTGCAGGATACAATACTTGAATCATATTACCTTATATTGGCATTAATAATATCAACAATACTGTCAATACCTACAGGACTATTTCAAAGAATTGATGAGATTCCCACATTTATGTCAGACATGATAACAACTACCGAGGAAATAAGCATATTTGAGATTATGGGATCACTTCCGGATATGGCAATTGTAGATACAGCCAACAGCCTTAAAATGTCTTTGATAATATTCATAATAGTAGTTGTAATACTCTTTTCAATATGTACGATAAGTAAAATTGACTTAAATGCAAATGAAGATTATAAACAATCATTTAACATAATGCGTATGTTAAAGATTATAAAAAAAATAGGAATAATCAAGTACCTGGAATTTCTACTATTGATAATAATTATTAGTATAGTAATTGCAAATATAATTTTCATCCTAAATTTAGCACCGACATTTGGAAGTATAATATCAGCAATTCTGGAATCGTTCTCATTGTTCTTCTTCCTACATTCATTTGCAAAACTATACCCCGAATAA
- the pyrE gene encoding orotate phosphoribosyltransferase — MTDYKNKLIELLKGNDVIKFGDFTLSSGKKSDYYVDMKKAITEPEILECVAYMITESIDDSIDKIAGPALGAVPIATATSLISKKPMLMIRKEKKSYGTSKQIEGQLDENDNVIIVEDVTTTGGSLLKAIDVIEDNGGNIIKAFVIVDREEGAKKTFEERGIIFEPLLTISEFKQYL, encoded by the coding sequence ATGACTGATTATAAAAATAAACTGATAGAATTACTAAAGGGAAATGATGTAATTAAATTTGGTGACTTTACACTCTCATCAGGTAAAAAAAGTGATTACTACGTTGACATGAAAAAGGCAATTACCGAACCGGAAATACTGGAATGCGTAGCCTACATGATTACTGAAAGTATAGATGACAGTATTGACAAGATAGCAGGACCTGCTCTTGGAGCTGTACCTATAGCTACGGCAACATCCTTAATATCAAAAAAGCCAATGCTTATGATTAGAAAAGAAAAGAAATCATACGGTACATCCAAACAAATTGAAGGCCAACTGGATGAAAATGACAATGTAATCATTGTAGAAGACGTTACGACTACCGGAGGATCTCTACTCAAAGCTATTGATGTGATAGAGGACAACGGCGGAAACATCATCAAGGCATTCGTAATAGTGGACCGTGAAGAGGGAGCAAAAAAGACCTTTGAAGAAAGAGGCATCATCTTCGAGCCATTGCTTACAATAAGTGAATTTAAGCAATATTTATAA
- a CDS encoding PRC-barrel domain-containing protein, with product MKTNEIVGKKIIDKNVKEVGKIAEMTFDTKTFKLTGIYGSTGNPISKKYHDIKPEDIMAIGDYLQVSVTKEDLMENTMEKIPQSEENHVKSSEIIGKKVLDCNGNESGKVSGINIDIDKQEITSLLLSKTSSFTKTEEAEIEQDEITGFGDYILINKVLEFVNDKKDDEKEEETQEGQEAEEDEEKVNININ from the coding sequence ATGAAAACTAATGAAATTGTCGGAAAGAAAATCATAGACAAAAACGTTAAAGAAGTAGGAAAAATCGCTGAAATGACATTTGATACTAAAACATTTAAATTAACAGGTATTTACGGTTCAACAGGAAATCCAATCAGTAAAAAATATCATGACATCAAACCGGAAGACATAATGGCCATAGGAGATTACTTGCAGGTATCTGTAACTAAAGAAGATCTTATGGAAAATACCATGGAAAAAATACCTCAAAGTGAAGAAAACCATGTCAAAAGCAGTGAAATCATAGGTAAAAAAGTCCTTGACTGCAACGGAAATGAAAGTGGAAAAGTTTCTGGAATCAACATTGACATCGACAAGCAAGAGATTACTTCATTACTTCTTAGCAAAACATCATCATTTACCAAGACCGAAGAGGCTGAAATAGAACAGGATGAAATTACCGGTTTTGGTGATTACATATTAATAAATAAGGTATTGGAATTTGTTAATGATAAAAAAGATGATGAAAAAGAAGAAGAGACTCAGGAAGGCCAAGAAGCTGAAGAGGATGAAGAAAAAGTAAACATCAACATCAACTAA